One window from the genome of Helicobacter pylori encodes:
- a CDS encoding NUDIX hydrolase, which produces MSYFKNAFNQKSLIDDSSVYLEPCSSSNFIELKRMYYNEENTKKTWDIIKSLDSVAVLLYEKESDCFVIVKQFRPAIYARHFHFKRDQDQNIDGYTYELCAGLVDKANKSLEEIACEEALEECGYQISPKNLETIGQFYSATGLSGSLQTLYYAEVCTHLKVSKGGGIDTEKIEVLFLKRSKALDFIMDFQYAKTTGLSLAILWHLKKFKNV; this is translated from the coding sequence ATGTCTTATTTTAAGAATGCTTTCAATCAAAAATCTTTAATAGACGATTCCAGTGTGTATTTAGAGCCTTGTTCTAGCTCTAATTTCATAGAATTAAAACGCATGTATTATAATGAAGAGAATACTAAGAAAACATGGGATATTATTAAGTCTTTAGACAGCGTGGCGGTTTTACTCTATGAAAAAGAATCCGATTGCTTTGTGATTGTGAAACAATTCCGCCCAGCCATTTATGCGCGCCATTTTCATTTTAAGCGCGATCAAGATCAAAATATTGACGGATACACTTATGAATTGTGCGCAGGGCTTGTGGATAAGGCTAATAAGAGTTTAGAAGAAATCGCTTGCGAAGAAGCGCTAGAAGAATGCGGTTATCAGATCAGCCCTAAAAATTTAGAAACCATAGGCCAATTTTATAGCGCAACCGGCTTGAGTGGGAGTTTGCAAACGCTCTATTACGCTGAAGTGTGCACACATTTGAAAGTTTCAAAGGGTGGGGGGATTGATACAGAAAAGATTGAAGTGTTGTTTTTAAAGCGATCAAAAGCTCTTGATTTTATAATGGATTTTCAATACGCTAAAACCACCGGATTGTCTTTAGCCATTTTATGGCATTTAAAAAAGTTTAAAAATGTTTAA
- the gyrB gene encoding DNA topoisomerase (ATP-hydrolyzing) subunit B, translating to MQNYQSHSIKVLKGLEGVRKRPGMYIGDTNVGGLHHMVYEVVDNAVDESMAGFCDTINITLTSEGSCIVEDNGRGIPVDIHPTEKIPACTVVLTILHAGGKFDNDTYKVSGGLHGVGVSVVNALSKRLIMTIKKEGQIYRQEFEKGIPISELEIIGKTKSAKESGTTIEFFPDESVMEVVEFQAGILQKRFKEMAYLNDGLKISFKEEKTQLQETYFYEDGLKQFVKDSAKKELLTPIISFKSMDEETRTSIEVALAYADDYNENTLSFVNNIKTSEGGTHEAGFKMGLSKAILQYIDNNIKTKESRPISEDIKEGLIAVVSLKMSEPLFEGQTKSKLGSSYARALVSKLVYDKIHQFLEENPNEAKIIANKALLAAKAREASKKARELTRKKDNLSVGTLPGKLADCQSKDPLESEIFLVEGDSAGGSAKQGRDRVFQAILPLKGKILNVEKSHLSKILKSEEIKNMITAFGCGIQESFDIERLRYHKIIIMTDADVDGSHIQTLLMTFFYRYLRPLIEQGHVYIAQAPLYKYKKGKTEIYLKDSVALDHFLIEHGINSVDIEGIGKNDLMNLLKVARHYRYALLELEKRYNLLEILRFLIETKDALSFDMKVLEKSILEKLEGLNYQILRSFATEESLHLHAQTPKGLVEFNLDDNLFKEVLFEEAHYTYQKLMEYNLDFLENKDILAFLEEVENHAKKGANIQRYKGLGEMNPNDLWETTMHKENRSLIKLKIEDLEKTDAVFSLCMGDEVEPRRAFIQAHAKDVKQLDV from the coding sequence ATGCAAAATTACCAGAGCCATAGTATTAAGGTTTTAAAAGGCTTAGAGGGGGTTAGGAAACGCCCTGGAATGTATATTGGCGATACCAATGTGGGTGGGTTGCACCACATGGTGTATGAAGTCGTGGATAACGCTGTAGATGAGAGCATGGCGGGCTTTTGCGATACGATTAACATCACTTTGACTAGTGAGGGGTCATGCATTGTAGAAGATAACGGGCGAGGCATTCCTGTAGATATCCACCCTACGGAAAAAATCCCCGCTTGCACCGTGGTTTTAACGATTTTGCATGCGGGGGGCAAGTTTGATAATGATACTTATAAAGTTTCAGGCGGTTTGCATGGCGTGGGCGTTTCGGTTGTGAACGCTTTGAGCAAACGCTTGATCATGACCATTAAAAAAGAGGGTCAAATCTATCGCCAAGAGTTTGAAAAGGGTATTCCCATTAGCGAGCTTGAAATCATTGGCAAGACTAAAAGCGCTAAAGAAAGCGGCACGACTATTGAATTTTTCCCTGATGAAAGCGTGATGGAAGTCGTTGAATTTCAAGCGGGTATTTTGCAAAAGCGCTTCAAAGAAATGGCGTATCTTAACGACGGCTTGAAAATTTCTTTCAAAGAAGAAAAAACCCAACTGCAAGAGACTTATTTCTATGAAGACGGCTTGAAACAATTCGTTAAAGACAGCGCTAAAAAAGAATTGCTCACCCCCATTATTTCGTTTAAAAGCATGGATGAAGAAACGCGCACTTCTATAGAAGTCGCTTTAGCGTATGCTGATGATTACAATGAAAACACTTTAAGCTTTGTGAATAACATTAAAACTTCTGAGGGTGGCACGCATGAGGCGGGCTTTAAAATGGGCTTGTCTAAAGCGATTTTGCAATACATTGACAATAACATTAAAACTAAAGAGTCGCGCCCCATTTCTGAAGACATTAAAGAGGGCTTGATCGCTGTTGTGAGCTTGAAAATGAGCGAGCCGTTATTTGAAGGGCAGACTAAATCCAAACTCGGCAGTTCGTATGCGCGCGCGTTGGTTTCAAAATTAGTCTATGACAAAATCCATCAATTTTTAGAAGAAAACCCCAACGAAGCCAAAATCATCGCTAATAAAGCCCTACTAGCTGCAAAGGCTAGAGAAGCCAGTAAGAAGGCCAGGGAGCTTACAAGGAAAAAAGACAATTTGAGTGTCGGCACTTTGCCTGGAAAATTAGCCGATTGCCAGAGTAAAGACCCTTTAGAGAGTGAAATCTTTTTAGTGGAGGGCGATAGCGCAGGCGGGAGCGCTAAACAAGGGCGCGATAGGGTTTTCCAAGCGATCTTGCCCTTGAAAGGTAAGATTTTAAATGTGGAAAAAAGCCATTTGTCAAAGATCCTAAAATCAGAAGAAATTAAAAACATGATCACGGCTTTTGGGTGCGGCATTCAAGAGAGTTTTGATATAGAAAGGTTGCGCTATCATAAAATCATTATCATGACCGATGCTGATGTGGATGGGAGCCATATCCAAACCTTGCTGATGACTTTTTTCTATCGTTATTTACGCCCACTGATTGAACAAGGGCATGTTTATATCGCTCAAGCCCCTCTTTACAAATACAAGAAAGGCAAGACAGAAATTTATCTTAAAGACAGCGTCGCTTTGGATCATTTTTTAATTGAGCATGGCATCAATTCGGTGGATATTGAAGGGATTGGCAAGAACGATTTGATGAATTTGTTAAAAGTGGCGCGCCATTACCGCTACGCGCTTTTGGAATTAGAAAAACGCTACAACTTGCTAGAGATTTTACGCTTTTTGATTGAAACTAAGGACGCCTTAAGCTTTGATATGAAAGTTTTAGAAAAAAGCATTTTGGAAAAATTAGAGGGCTTGAATTATCAGATCTTACGCTCTTTTGCCACTGAAGAAAGCTTGCATTTGCATGCGCAAACCCCTAAGGGCTTGGTGGAATTTAATCTAGATGACAACCTCTTTAAAGAAGTGTTGTTTGAAGAAGCGCATTACACTTATCAAAAGCTTATGGAGTATAATTTAGATTTCTTGGAAAATAAGGATATTTTGGCGTTTTTAGAAGAAGTGGAAAATCACGCTAAAAAGGGAGCGAATATCCAGCGCTATAAGGGACTAGGCGAGATGAACCCTAATGATTTATGGGAAACGACCATGCATAAAGAAAACCGCAGCTTGATCAAACTCAAAATTGAAGATTTGGAAAAAACCGATGCAGTCTTTTCGCTTTGCATGGGCGATGAAGTAGAGCCTAGAAGAGCCTTTATCCAAGCGCATGCTAAAGACGTGAAACAGCTAGATGTGTAA
- a CDS encoding adenine methyltransferase, with protein MNLGAYYTPPYLVDYAYKLLKKHVGIEKYTLLDTACGNKEFLKLQHPKKIGADIDPKCGALIINALANPKRENYGISQDEPLIIVGNPPYNDRTSFAKQKLKDKDFHFEIDHHLKSRDLGISFLKSFAILKPAFICVLHPLSYLIKEANFKQLKLFKDHYRLLDALVVSSKSFTKSNEFPIVIALYERGRMDYAGIRRFIFPTDCGTTLCLNDFDYIANYVDKYPNAKRVSECVGYFFPMRDINALKRNKTFLNAPSANAVYISQDKLIYYQYIHYFKEIAPKIPYYFGNLDIIIDHFAFLEIKDAFLKDKRVRLEYFKKLFQGHPCEFDWD; from the coding sequence GTGAATTTAGGGGCTTACTACACTCCCCCTTATTTAGTGGATTATGCTTACAAGCTTTTAAAAAAGCATGTTGGTATTGAAAAATACACGCTTTTAGACACCGCATGTGGCAATAAAGAGTTTTTAAAACTCCAACACCCTAAAAAAATAGGAGCGGATATTGACCCTAAGTGTGGTGCTTTAATAATAAACGCTCTAGCCAATCCTAAAAGAGAAAATTATGGCATTAGCCAAGATGAACCTTTAATCATCGTGGGAAATCCCCCCTATAACGATAGAACTTCTTTTGCCAAACAAAAATTAAAAGATAAAGACTTTCATTTTGAGATAGACCATCATTTGAAATCCCGAGATTTAGGGATAAGTTTTTTAAAATCTTTTGCAATTTTAAAGCCGGCGTTTATTTGCGTGCTACACCCTTTATCTTATCTCATCAAAGAAGCTAATTTTAAGCAATTAAAGCTATTTAAGGATCATTACAGGCTTTTAGACGCTTTGGTTGTTTCTTCTAAATCTTTCACTAAAAGTAACGAATTTCCTATTGTGATAGCTTTATATGAGCGAGGGCGAATGGACTATGCAGGTATTAGGCGTTTTATTTTTCCAACTGATTGCGGCACGACGCTATGTTTAAACGATTTTGATTATATAGCCAATTATGTGGATAAATACCCTAACGCTAAAAGGGTCAGTGAATGCGTGGGCTATTTTTTCCCTATGCGAGACATTAACGCTCTCAAACGCAACAAGACTTTTTTAAACGCACCAAGCGCTAATGCGGTGTATATCAGTCAAGATAAATTGATTTATTACCAATATATCCATTATTTTAAGGAAATTGCTCCTAAAATCCCTTATTATTTTGGTAATTTGGATATTATTATTGATCATTTTGCTTTTTTAGAAATTAAAGACGCTTTTTTAAAAGATAAAAGAGTGCGTTTAGAATATTTTAAAAAATTGTTTCAAGGACACCCTTGTGAGTTTGATTGGGATTGA
- the pgbA gene encoding plasminogen-binding protein PgbA translates to MLRLLIGLLLMSFISLQSASWQEPLRVSVDFVDLPKKIIRFPAHDLKVGEFGFVVSKLSDYEVINSEVVIIAVENGVATAKFRAFESMKQSHLPTPRMVARKGDLVYFRQFNNQAFLIAPNDEIYEQIRATNTDINFISSDLLVTFLNGFDPKIANLRKACNVYSVGVIYIVTTNTLNILSCESFEILEKRELDTSGVTKTSTPFFSRVEGIDAGTLGKLFSGSQSKNYFAYYDALVKKEKRKEVRIKKREEKIDSREIKREIKQEAIKEPKKANQGTENAPTLEEKNYQKAERKLGSKEERRYLRDERKKAKATKKAMELEEREKEHDERDERETEGRRKALEMDKSDKKEERVKPKENEQEIKQEAIKEPSNGNNATQQGENKNAPKENKAQKEENKPNSKEEKRRLKEEKKKAKAEQRAREFEQRAREHQERDEKELEERRKALEMNKK, encoded by the coding sequence ATGTTAAGGCTTTTGATAGGACTTCTTTTAATGAGTTTTATAAGCTTGCAATCAGCCTCTTGGCAAGAACCCTTAAGAGTGAGCGTTGATTTTGTGGATTTGCCTAAGAAAATCATCCGTTTTCCTGCTCATGATTTGAAAGTGGGGGAGTTTGGTTTTGTGGTGTCAAAACTTTCAGATTATGAAGTTATCAATTCTGAAGTGGTCATTATTGCCGTTGAAAATGGCGTCGCAACGGCTAAATTCAGAGCGTTTGAGTCTATGAAACAAAGCCATTTGCCCACTCCAAGAATGGTTGCTAGAAAGGGTGATTTGGTTTATTTTAGGCAATTCAACAACCAAGCGTTTTTAATCGCTCCTAATGATGAAATCTATGAGCAAATCAGAGCGACTAACACCGATATTAATTTTATCAGTTCTGATTTGTTGGTAACTTTTTTGAACGGGTTTGACCCAAAAATCGCCAATTTAAGAAAAGCGTGCAATGTTTATAGCGTGGGGGTGATTTATATTGTAACCACGAACACGCTCAATATTTTAAGCTGTGAGAGTTTTGAAATTTTAGAAAAAAGAGAGCTGGATACAAGCGGTGTTACTAAAACTTCTACGCCGTTTTTTTCTAGGGTTGAGGGCATTGATGCAGGCACGCTAGGGAAACTTTTTTCAGGCAGTCAATCTAAAAACTACTTTGCTTACTATGACGCTTTAGTGAAGAAAGAAAAACGCAAAGAGGTAAGGATTAAAAAGAGAGAAGAAAAGATTGATTCTAGAGAAATTAAACGAGAAATCAAGCAAGAAGCCATTAAAGAGCCTAAAAAAGCCAATCAAGGCACAGAAAACGCTCCTACTTTAGAAGAGAAAAACTACCAAAAAGCAGAGCGCAAACTTGGTTCTAAAGAAGAAAGGCGCTATTTAAGAGATGAAAGGAAAAAAGCCAAAGCCACCAAAAAGGCTATGGAATTGGAAGAAAGAGAAAAAGAGCATGATGAAAGAGACGAGAGAGAGACTGAAGGAAGAAGAAAAGCTTTAGAAATGGATAAAAGCGATAAAAAAGAAGAAAGAGTCAAACCCAAAGAAAATGAGCAAGAAATCAAGCAAGAAGCCATTAAAGAGCCAAGTAATGGAAATAACGCCACCCAACAAGGCGAAAACAAAAACGCTCCTAAAGAGAATAAGGCTCAAAAAGAAGAGAATAAACCAAATTCTAAAGAAGAAAAACGCCGCTTGAAAGAAGAAAAGAAAAAAGCCAAAGCCGAACAAAGAGCGAGAGAATTTGAACAAAGAGCGAGAGAGCATCAAGAAAGAGATGAAAAAGAGCTTGAAGAAAGAAGAAAAGCTTTAGAAATGAATAAGAAGTAA
- the dnaN gene encoding DNA polymerase III subunit beta, translating into MKISVSKNDLENTLRYLQAFLDKKDASSIASHIHLEVIKDKLFLKASDSDIGLKSYIFTQSSDKEGVGTINGKKFLDIISCLKDSNIVLETKDDSLVIKQNKSSFKLPMFDADEFPEFPVIESKVSIEVNTPFLVDAFKKIAPVIEQTSHKRELAGVLMQFDQKHQTLSVVGTDTKRLSYTQLEKVSIHSTEENISCILPKRALLEILKLFYENFSFKSDGMLAVVENETHAFFTKLIDGNYPDYQKILPKEYISSFTLGKEEFKESIKLCSSLSSTIKLTLEKNNALFESLDSEHSETAKTSVEIEKGLDIEKAFHLGVNAKFFLEALNALGTTQFVLKCNEPSSPFLIQEPLDEKQSHLNAKISTLMMPITL; encoded by the coding sequence ATGAAAATCAGTGTTAGTAAAAACGATTTAGAAAATACTTTGCGCTACTTGCAAGCTTTTTTGGATAAAAAGGACGCTTCTTCTATCGCTTCACACATCCATTTAGAAGTCATTAAAGATAAGCTTTTTTTGAAAGCTAGCGATTCAGATATTGGGCTAAAAAGCTATATTTTTACGCAATCTAGCGATAAAGAGGGCGTTGGCACGATCAACGGGAAGAAGTTTTTAGACATTATCTCATGTTTAAAAGACTCTAATATTGTTTTAGAGACTAAAGATGACAGCCTGGTGATCAAACAAAATAAAAGCTCTTTCAAACTCCCCATGTTTGACGCTGATGAGTTCCCTGAATTCCCTGTTATTGAGTCAAAAGTGAGTATAGAAGTCAATACCCCTTTTTTGGTAGATGCGTTTAAAAAGATTGCTCCTGTGATTGAGCAAACCAGCCATAAAAGGGAATTAGCCGGTGTTTTAATGCAATTTGATCAAAAACACCAAACCCTTTCAGTAGTAGGCACGGATACCAAAAGGCTTTCTTACACGCAGTTAGAAAAAGTCTCTATCCATTCCACTGAAGAGAACATCTCTTGTATTTTACCTAAAAGAGCTTTATTAGAAATCCTTAAGCTTTTTTATGAAAATTTCAGTTTTAAAAGCGACGGCATGTTAGCGGTGGTTGAAAACGAAACGCACGCTTTTTTCACCAAACTCATTGATGGGAATTACCCTGATTATCAAAAAATCCTCCCTAAAGAATATATTTCTTCTTTCACTTTAGGCAAGGAAGAATTTAAAGAGAGCATTAAGTTATGCAGTTCTTTAAGCTCCACCATTAAACTCACTTTAGAAAAAAACAACGCTTTGTTTGAATCTTTGGATTCTGAGCATAGCGAAACGGCTAAAACCTCTGTTGAGATTGAAAAAGGTTTGGATATTGAAAAAGCCTTTCATTTGGGCGTGAACGCTAAATTTTTCCTTGAAGCCTTAAACGCTTTAGGGACAACGCAATTTGTTTTAAAATGCAATGAGCCTTCATCGCCTTTTTTGATCCAAGAACCCCTTGATGAAAAGCAAAGCCACTTGAACGCTAAAATTTCCACTTTGATGATGCCAATCACATTATAA
- the csd3 gene encoding peptidoglycan DD-metalloendopeptidase Csd3: protein MVFFHKKIILNFIYSLMVAFLSHGVLLKADEVKKQTLLVGERLVWDKLTLLGFLEKNHIPQKLYYNLSSQDKELSAEIQSNVTYYTLRDENNTLIQALIPISQDLQIHIYKKGEDYFLDFIPIIFTRKEKTLLLSLQTSPYQDIVKATNDPLLANQLMNAYKKSVPFKRLAKNDKIAIVYTRDYRVGQAFGQPTIKIAMVSSRSNQYYLFSHSNGRYYDSKAQEVAGFLLETPVKYTRISSPFSYGRFHPVLKVRRPHYGVDYAAKHGSLIHSASDGRVGFIGVKVGYGNVVEIHLNELRLVYAHMSMFAKGLKKGSFVRKGQIIGRVGSTGLSTGPHLHFGVYKNSRPINPLGYIRTAKSKLHGKQREVFLEKAQHSKQKLEELLKTHSFEKNSFYLLEGF, encoded by the coding sequence ATGGTATTTTTTCATAAGAAAATTATTTTAAATTTTATCTATTCTTTAATGGTTGCTTTTTTATCCCATGGGGTTCTTTTAAAAGCCGATGAGGTGAAAAAGCAAACTTTATTGGTGGGTGAAAGGCTTGTGTGGGATAAGCTCACGCTGTTAGGGTTTTTAGAAAAAAACCATATCCCTCAAAAACTCTACTACAACCTAAGCTCTCAAGATAAAGAATTGAGCGCTGAAATCCAAAGCAATGTTACCTACTACACCTTAAGAGATGAAAACAACACACTCATTCAAGCCCTTATCCCTATAAGCCAGGATTTGCAAATCCATATTTATAAAAAAGGGGAGGATTATTTTTTAGACTTTATCCCCATTATCTTCACTCGTAAAGAAAAAACCCTCCTTCTTTCTTTACAAACTTCACCCTATCAAGATATTGTCAAAGCCACCAATGACCCCCTTTTAGCCAACCAATTGATGAACGCGTATAAAAAAAGCGTGCCTTTTAAACGCCTAGCAAAAAACGATAAAATCGCTATCGTTTATACAAGAGATTATCGTGTGGGGCAAGCGTTTGGCCAGCCGACTATCAAAATAGCCATGGTTAGCTCTCGCTCTAACCAATACTATCTTTTTTCCCATTCAAACGGGCGTTATTATGACTCAAAGGCGCAAGAAGTGGCAGGGTTTTTATTAGAAACCCCGGTGAAATACACCCGCATTTCTTCGCCTTTTTCGTATGGGAGGTTCCATCCTGTCTTAAAAGTCAGACGACCTCATTACGGCGTGGATTATGCGGCTAAACATGGCAGTTTGATCCATTCTGCTTCAGATGGTCGTGTGGGTTTTATAGGGGTTAAGGTGGGGTATGGGAATGTGGTTGAAATCCATTTGAATGAATTGCGCTTGGTGTATGCTCACATGAGCATGTTTGCTAAGGGGTTGAAAAAAGGCTCGTTTGTTAGAAAAGGGCAAATTATAGGAAGAGTGGGAAGCACCGGTTTAAGCACCGGACCGCATTTGCATTTTGGCGTGTATAAAAACTCCCGCCCCATTAATCCTTTAGGCTATATCCGCACCGCTAAAAGCAAATTGCACGGCAAGCAAAGAGAGGTTTTTTTAGAAAAAGCTCAGCATTCTAAGCAAAAATTAGAAGAACTTTTGAAAACCCATTCCTTTGAAAAAAATTCATTTTATCTTTTAGAGGGTTTTTAA
- a CDS encoding phospholipase A codes for MKSILLFMIFVVCQLESKKFSQDNFKVDYNYYLRKQDLHVVKTQNDLSNAWYLPPQKAPKEHSWVDFAKKYLNMMDYLGTYFLPFYHSFTPIFQWYHPNINPYQRNEFKFQISFRVPVFRHILWTKGTLYLAYTQTNWFQIYNNPQSAPMRMINFMPELIYVYPINFEPFGGKIGKFSEIWIGWQHISNGVGGAQCYQPFKDGNPENQFPGGPVIVKDYNGQKDVRWGGCRSVSAGQRPVFRLVWEKGGLKIMVAYWPYVPYDQSNPNLIDYMGYGNAKVDYRRGRHHFELQLYDIFTQYWRYDRWHGAFRLGYTYRINPFVGIYAQWFNGYGDGLYEYDVFSNRIGVGIRLNP; via the coding sequence ATGAAAAGCATTTTGCTCTTTATGATTTTTGTAGTTTGTCAGTTAGAAAGCAAAAAATTTTCACAAGATAATTTTAAGGTGGATTATAACTACTATTTGCGCAAACAGGATTTGCACGTCGTTAAAACGCAAAACGATTTGTCTAATGCCTGGTATCTCCCTCCACAAAAAGCCCCCAAAGAACATTCTTGGGTGGATTTTGCTAAAAAATATTTAAACATGATGGATTATCTAGGCACTTATTTTCTGCCTTTTTATCATAGTTTCACCCCCATTTTTCAATGGTACCACCCCAATATCAACCCGTATCAACGCAATGAGTTTAAGTTCCAGATTAGTTTTAGAGTGCCTGTATTTAGGCATATTCTTTGGACTAAAGGCACGCTTTATCTAGCTTATACCCAAACTAACTGGTTTCAAATTTACAATAACCCCCAATCCGCTCCCATGCGAATGATCAATTTCATGCCTGAACTCATTTATGTTTATCCTATTAATTTTGAACCTTTTGGGGGTAAAATAGGGAAATTTTCTGAGATTTGGATAGGTTGGCAGCACATTTCTAATGGCGTGGGGGGCGCGCAATGTTACCAACCTTTTAAAGACGGCAATCCTGAAAACCAGTTTCCAGGAGGGCCTGTGATCGTTAAAGATTATAACGGGCAAAAAGATGTGCGCTGGGGGGGGTGTCGTTCGGTGAGCGCGGGGCAACGCCCTGTGTTTCGTTTGGTGTGGGAAAAGGGAGGCTTGAAAATCATGGTCGCTTATTGGCCCTATGTCCCTTATGATCAATCCAACCCTAATTTGATTGATTACATGGGGTATGGTAACGCTAAAGTTGATTACAGGAGAGGGCGCCACCATTTTGAATTGCAACTTTATGATATTTTCACGCAATACTGGCGTTATGATCGCTGGCATGGAGCTTTCCGCTTAGGCTATACCTACCGCATTAACCCTTTTGTGGGGATTTATGCGCAGTGGTTTAACGGCTATGGCGATGGCTTGTATGAATACGATGTTTTTTCCAATCGTATAGGGGTAGGAATACGCTTAAACCCTTAA
- a CDS encoding R.Pab1 family restriction endonuclease: MSLIGIDDSKKAIEVSIPSTSISGKVRVKIRHAFSDYGISTATRKIPFSLKHYVEWQIGYDVPIKDKEKFKLTTLKDEKYHFLGANNKVKTLYELSEMIYYAKQLGLISLENLENTLKYLEKQKQFIEDNFMITRERFRSHQFGGMDFCFSILELKTATPLLNRTAALKEHALLIIHKTNAPMFLEMLKIFGLLSQAHHNDVLKILEKILQN; this comes from the coding sequence GTGAGTTTGATTGGGATTGATGATAGTAAAAAAGCGATTGAGGTTTCTATTCCTTCAACTTCAATTTCAGGCAAAGTGCGTGTGAAAATCAGACATGCCTTTAGCGATTATGGCATTTCAACAGCGACCAGAAAAATCCCTTTTAGTTTAAAGCATTATGTAGAGTGGCAAATCGGTTATGATGTCCCTATTAAAGATAAAGAAAAATTTAAACTCACTACTTTAAAAGATGAAAAATATCATTTTTTAGGGGCTAATAATAAAGTAAAAACCCTCTATGAATTGAGTGAAATGATTTATTACGCTAAGCAATTAGGTTTAATCAGTTTAGAAAATTTAGAAAATACTTTAAAATATTTAGAAAAACAAAAACAATTTATAGAAGATAATTTTATGATTACAAGAGAAAGATTTAGATCGCATCAATTTGGTGGCATGGATTTTTGCTTTTCTATTTTGGAGTTAAAAACCGCTACTCCCTTATTAAATAGAACGGCTGCACTCAAAGAACATGCTCTTTTGATTATCCATAAAACTAACGCTCCCATGTTTTTAGAAATGCTTAAAATTTTTGGACTTTTAAGCCAAGCGCACCATAACGATGTGTTAAAGATTTTAGAAAAAATACTTCAAAATTAA
- a CDS encoding sodium-dependent transporter produces the protein MGKFSKLGFILATLGSSIGLGHIWRFPYMVGHNGGSAFVLLYLVLTLSLGIAMLLVEMLIGNLGKKDVVSNYQILDPKRKKYYPFTSFFILGGPLILSFYAVVLGWVLYYLFVVTFDLPKDLEQAKMQFSMLQNGSLIWPVIGFSTCLLPTIWFVSRGIEEGIEKLNVVLMPLLFVIFIGLLIYAMTLESMPKALHFLFNFEIQKIDFKVVMDALGQMFFSLSLGVGTIITYSAFTPKKENLFKSSLLIVLPGILISLIAGVMIFTFVFEYHADVSQGPGLVFISLPLTFAKMGTSGQIVSLFFFMALVFAGITSTVSLIEPLALYLINRFNFSRTQASLWIGIVVYILGVLVILSMNERYAKFLSFAHKSVFGWLDFITSSFLMPLGGLFSVLFVGWILNKKRSFLATKYFFNTNAFKAWHFSVRFIAPVVILAIFILQFK, from the coding sequence ATGGGAAAATTTTCTAAATTAGGCTTTATTTTAGCCACTTTGGGTAGCTCTATCGGTTTAGGGCATATTTGGCGCTTTCCTTATATGGTGGGTCATAATGGGGGGAGTGCGTTTGTGCTTTTATATCTGGTGCTAACCTTGAGTTTAGGCATTGCTATGCTTTTAGTGGAAATGCTGATTGGGAATTTGGGTAAAAAAGATGTTGTTTCTAATTATCAAATCTTAGATCCTAAAAGGAAAAAATATTACCCTTTCACTTCTTTTTTTATTTTAGGCGGCCCTCTCATTTTATCCTTTTATGCGGTGGTGTTAGGCTGGGTGCTTTACTATCTTTTTGTAGTAACTTTTGATTTGCCTAAAGATTTAGAGCAAGCTAAAATGCAATTTAGCATGCTCCAAAATGGCAGTTTGATCTGGCCTGTTATTGGCTTTAGCACATGCTTATTACCGACAATATGGTTTGTTTCTAGGGGGATTGAAGAAGGGATTGAAAAATTAAATGTCGTGCTGATGCCGTTATTGTTTGTGATTTTCATAGGGCTTTTAATCTATGCGATGACTTTAGAAAGCATGCCTAAAGCTTTGCACTTTTTATTTAATTTTGAGATTCAAAAGATTGATTTTAAGGTTGTTATGGACGCTTTAGGGCAGATGTTCTTTTCTTTGAGTTTGGGGGTCGGCACGATTATTACTTATTCGGCTTTCACGCCCAAAAAAGAAAATCTATTCAAAAGCTCTTTATTGATTGTCTTGCCCGGTATTTTAATCTCTTTGATTGCCGGGGTGATGATTTTTACCTTTGTGTTTGAATACCATGCAGATGTTTCTCAAGGGCCAGGGCTTGTTTTTATTTCCTTACCTTTGACTTTCGCTAAAATGGGAACAAGCGGGCAGATTGTCTCGCTTTTTTTCTTTATGGCGCTTGTTTTTGCCGGGATCACTTCTACGGTTTCTTTGATAGAGCCTTTAGCGCTTTATCTGATCAATCGTTTTAATTTTTCGCGCACTCAAGCGTCGCTATGGATAGGGATTGTTGTGTATATTTTAGGCGTTTTAGTCATTCTTTCTATGAATGAACGATACGCTAAGTTTTTGAGTTTTGCTCATAAGAGCGTGTTTGGGTGGCTGGATTTCATCACTTCTTCATTTTTAATGCCTTTGGGAGGCTTGTTTTCAGTCTTGTTTGTAGGATGGATTTTAAATAAAAAGCGCTCTTTTTTAGCCACGAAGTATTTCTTTAATACAAACGCTTTTAAAGCGTGGCATTTTAGCGTTCGTTTTATCGCGCCTGTAGTGATTTTAGCGATTTTCATCTTGCAATTTAAGTGA